A single Methylomonas sp. AM2-LC DNA region contains:
- a CDS encoding recombinase family protein produces MIIGYARTSTVDQIAGLEAQLRELEIAQCEKIFREQVSSISIRIQLEAALEFAREGDVLVATKLDRLARSVSDLMTIIKTLEQKTVGLRILNLGMDTQTPTGKLMLTVLGGVAQFEREMMLERQREGVAKAKVAGKYKGRKPLANELRQEVVTLAENGKTKRNIAKHLSIGEATVYRILATLKKNDA; encoded by the coding sequence ATGATTATCGGCTACGCCAGAACTTCGACCGTCGATCAAATTGCTGGTCTTGAAGCACAACTACGGGAACTCGAAATTGCCCAGTGCGAAAAAATATTTCGGGAGCAAGTGTCATCCATTTCAATTCGGATCCAGCTTGAGGCTGCTTTAGAATTTGCACGAGAAGGCGATGTATTAGTTGCCACTAAGCTTGATCGACTAGCTCGATCAGTTTCCGATCTTATGACCATCATCAAAACACTGGAACAAAAAACCGTCGGTTTGCGGATTCTTAATCTAGGTATGGACACACAAACCCCGACCGGAAAATTGATGTTAACTGTTTTGGGTGGTGTTGCTCAATTCGAACGGGAAATGATGCTTGAGCGGCAGCGGGAAGGTGTTGCGAAAGCTAAGGTAGCTGGTAAGTACAAAGGCAGAAAACCTTTGGCGAATGAACTCCGTCAAGAAGTTGTTACCCTCGCTGAAAACGGAAAAACCAAAAGAAACATTGCCAAACATTTAAGTATTGGAGAGGCTACCGTTTATCGTATTCTAGCCACTTTGAAAAAAAATGATGCGTAA
- a CDS encoding C1 family peptidase, translated as MNTTNISGELVRVQAAILKAGATWIAGETSVSRLSPEVRARLVSPRPIGPIPPGKPLPPPPPLPIVFDWSNLDGKNYVTSVKMQDGGTCTVYASTAAMESSVICAGEANTTIDLSEHSIISSPDGCSGNLHGIAAFIQNTGLPPESWFTGSLASAKPGWKDETYKVVDWSCYYPTTIDEVKALLIDNGPVVTTMNAPDDFFYYKSGVYKNTTATSGGFHAVLLVGYDDGLQAFHCKNSWDTDWGEQGFFHLAYSEFKSPVINFGWDIHTYRGTIPPPYFKEVEVGLNQDSRLEVFLIGRNDRIYQRTQTQPNGSWCAERPLTGSAKQIAVASNQDGRLEVFYIGTSTALFHNWQIKPNGSWNGESYFGGNAKQIVVGRNQDGRLEVFYVGVDDKIYHKAQTAPNSGWGGEVALGGLAKQIAVASNQDGRLEVFYVGTSTALFHNWQIKPNGSWNGESYFGGNAKQIVVGRNHDGRLEVFYVGVDDKIYHKAQTAPNNGWGGEVALGGLAKQIAVASNQDGRLEVFYVGTNTALFHNWQIKPNGSWNGESYFGGNAKQIVVGRNQDGRLEVFYVGVDDKIYHKAQTAPNSGWGGEARL; from the coding sequence ATGAATACGACCAACATTTCCGGCGAGTTGGTCAGAGTCCAGGCGGCAATCCTTAAGGCGGGCGCTACCTGGATCGCGGGCGAAACCTCCGTTTCACGACTGTCCCCAGAGGTCCGTGCGAGACTCGTGTCGCCACGACCGATAGGGCCGATCCCGCCCGGCAAGCCACTGCCGCCGCCGCCACCGCTGCCGATCGTGTTCGACTGGTCGAATCTGGACGGCAAGAACTACGTCACCTCGGTGAAGATGCAGGATGGCGGCACATGCACAGTCTACGCCTCGACCGCCGCGATGGAGTCTAGTGTGATCTGCGCCGGTGAAGCGAATACGACCATCGACCTCTCCGAGCATTCCATCATCTCAAGCCCCGATGGCTGCAGCGGTAACCTCCACGGCATCGCTGCCTTCATTCAAAATACCGGGCTGCCGCCCGAGAGCTGGTTCACGGGTAGCCTCGCGTCGGCCAAACCGGGCTGGAAGGACGAGACCTACAAGGTCGTCGATTGGTCCTGCTACTACCCAACCACCATCGACGAGGTCAAGGCTCTGCTGATTGACAACGGACCCGTGGTCACGACCATGAACGCGCCCGACGACTTCTTTTATTACAAGAGCGGCGTCTACAAGAACACGACAGCGACATCCGGCGGCTTCCACGCCGTATTGCTCGTCGGCTATGACGACGGCCTGCAGGCTTTCCACTGCAAGAACAGCTGGGACACCGACTGGGGAGAACAGGGCTTCTTCCATCTCGCCTACAGCGAGTTCAAGAGCCCTGTCATCAACTTTGGTTGGGACATCCACACCTACAGAGGAACGATTCCACCACCGTACTTTAAGGAGGTCGAAGTTGGCTTGAACCAGGATAGCCGGCTTGAGGTCTTCTTAATCGGCAGAAACGACAGGATCTACCAAAGGACCCAAACGCAACCGAACGGAAGTTGGTGTGCCGAAAGACCGCTGACAGGCTCGGCCAAGCAGATCGCCGTGGCGTCGAACCAGGATGGTCGCCTGGAAGTGTTTTACATCGGTACGAGTACAGCCCTGTTCCACAACTGGCAGATCAAGCCCAACGGCTCATGGAATGGCGAGAGCTACTTCGGCGGCAACGCCAAGCAGATCGTCGTCGGCCGGAACCAAGACGGTCGCCTGGAAGTGTTCTACGTCGGTGTCGATGACAAGATCTACCACAAAGCCCAGACGGCACCCAACAGCGGTTGGGGTGGAGAGGTGGCCCTCGGCGGCTTGGCCAAGCAGATCGCCGTGGCGTCGAACCAGGATGGTCGCCTGGAAGTGTTTTACGTCGGTACGAGTACAGCCCTGTTCCACAACTGGCAGATCAAGCCCAACGGCTCCTGGAATGGCGAGAGCTACTTCGGCGGCAACGCCAAGCAGATCGTCGTCGGGCGGAACCATGACGGTCGCCTGGAAGTGTTCTACGTCGGCGTTGATGACAAGATCTACCACAAAGCCCAGACGGCACCCAACAACGGTTGGGGTGGAGAGGTGGCTCTCGGCGGCTTGGCCAAGCAGATCGCCGTGGCATCAAACCAGGATGGTCGCCTGGAAGTGTTTTACGTCGGTACGAATACAGCCTTGTTCCACAACTGGCAGATCAAGCCCAACGGCTCCTGGAATGGCGAGAGCTACTTCGGCGGCAACGCCAAGCAGATCGTCGTCGGGCGGAACCAAGACGGTCGCCTGGAAGTGTTCTACGTCGGCGTTGATGACAAGATCTACCACAAAGCCCAGACGGCACCCAACAGCGGTTGGGGTGGAGAGGCCAGGCTTTAG
- a CDS encoding TonB-dependent siderophore receptor — translation MPIRSYPHNKSRKTHLVNTPSQFIGATVFGIAASSTWSQVAKADNDSVLPEVNVEASSTTNDNNNLRKLNLDLYSAPIQDTPQAIDVIDKEQLQNQSITRLQDALKNVAGITMNSGEGGAHGDNVNLRGLVVQNGFFMDGLRDPGNYTRDSFNLESVDVIKGSSSVMFGYGSTAGVVNQESKMPTQTTLRSFAVKGGTNALARITGDFNEVINPGTAVRLALMAERSNIADRDIALNRRYGFAPSISFGMDGPTRLTLSYLHQEENNIPDYGIPILWGSVAPVARNKFYGLANYDRTQTDTNVLTASFEHAFNSKTKFTNTFRYGSYDFNYQVTSPTLGDNPPSIGTALDQILVYRDQPSSAGYTTLFADRMNLTTQFNTGQFKHDLVTGLGLSRESMSTTRYANQIDQITPTSLLNPNPQQVLSIQSQIAAQPGSRGDDINLYTVDTLHVTEQWDVMAGLNFDRFISKFYDSQSGNSFTENNSLLSPRAALVFKPFDTQSYYFSYGTSYNPAIQYLTLAPSTTSLTPQKTTNLELGGKLSLLNGKLSLNGALFQLQADNLRVADPNDPTLQAVTFGERVRGLELTLNGRITQNWEINTGYTHLNALIVNGINTDTGLSEVGNKVPNVASDTYNLWTTYTPTDSWKVGSGVYVYGPRYASPDNSARMAGYALWNMMTSYQIDKHFNVQLNLDNVTNKYYLQSAYYSSSSESHAVPGPGRTGYLTLNVSF, via the coding sequence ATGCCTATTCGAAGTTACCCGCATAACAAAAGTCGTAAAACTCATTTAGTCAATACACCTAGTCAGTTCATAGGGGCAACGGTATTTGGCATTGCGGCTTCCAGCACCTGGTCGCAAGTCGCTAAAGCGGATAATGACAGCGTTTTGCCAGAAGTCAATGTTGAAGCAAGTTCAACTACTAACGACAATAACAATCTGCGTAAACTCAATCTGGATCTATATTCAGCACCTATTCAAGATACCCCGCAAGCCATAGATGTCATTGACAAAGAGCAACTACAAAACCAATCGATTACCCGCTTACAAGATGCCCTAAAAAACGTAGCAGGCATTACCATGAACTCTGGCGAAGGCGGCGCTCATGGCGATAATGTCAATCTTCGTGGTCTGGTGGTGCAAAACGGATTTTTCATGGATGGCTTACGCGACCCTGGTAACTACACCCGCGACAGTTTCAATCTGGAATCAGTGGATGTCATCAAAGGTTCCTCATCGGTCATGTTTGGTTATGGTTCGACAGCGGGCGTGGTTAATCAGGAAAGCAAGATGCCAACACAAACCACACTGCGTTCCTTTGCCGTAAAAGGCGGCACCAATGCTTTAGCACGTATAACGGGTGATTTTAATGAAGTCATCAATCCCGGTACTGCGGTTCGGCTTGCACTCATGGCCGAACGTTCCAATATTGCAGATCGCGACATCGCTCTAAACCGGCGTTATGGATTTGCCCCCTCTATCAGTTTCGGCATGGATGGACCGACACGATTAACCCTCAGTTATTTGCATCAGGAAGAGAACAATATTCCAGACTATGGCATTCCAATTCTCTGGGGATCGGTTGCCCCGGTAGCACGTAATAAATTTTACGGATTAGCAAATTATGATCGCACACAAACAGACACCAATGTACTAACAGCCAGTTTTGAACATGCATTCAATTCAAAAACAAAATTCACCAATACCTTTCGCTATGGCAGCTATGACTTTAACTACCAAGTCACATCGCCAACATTAGGCGACAACCCGCCGTCTATAGGCACCGCACTCGATCAAATTCTGGTATATCGCGATCAACCCAGTAGCGCCGGATACACCACGCTATTTGCCGACCGCATGAATTTAACGACGCAATTTAATACCGGCCAATTTAAACACGATCTGGTCACAGGACTGGGCTTAAGCCGCGAAAGCATGAGCACCACACGCTATGCCAATCAAATTGACCAAATAACACCCACATCCTTATTGAACCCTAATCCGCAACAGGTGTTGTCCATCCAGTCACAAATTGCTGCGCAGCCCGGATCACGTGGTGATGATATTAATTTATACACAGTCGATACCTTACATGTAACCGAGCAATGGGATGTAATGGCGGGGTTGAATTTTGATCGGTTTATCTCCAAATTTTATGACAGTCAATCCGGAAATTCTTTTACCGAAAACAATTCCTTGCTAAGTCCGCGCGCGGCATTGGTTTTTAAGCCATTCGACACGCAAAGCTATTATTTCTCTTACGGCACATCTTATAACCCAGCCATACAGTATTTAACCCTAGCCCCCTCCACTACGTCGTTAACACCGCAAAAAACCACTAATCTGGAACTGGGCGGCAAGCTAAGTTTGTTAAACGGCAAACTGTCATTGAACGGTGCTTTATTTCAACTCCAAGCTGACAATTTAAGAGTGGCAGACCCGAACGATCCAACCTTACAAGCGGTCACTTTCGGCGAACGCGTCAGAGGATTAGAATTAACCCTAAATGGCCGAATCACCCAAAACTGGGAAATCAATACTGGTTACACCCATCTCAATGCCTTAATCGTCAACGGCATAAATACAGATACGGGCTTAAGCGAAGTGGGCAACAAAGTGCCGAATGTCGCCAGCGACACCTATAATTTATGGACGACTTATACGCCAACCGATAGCTGGAAAGTAGGCAGCGGTGTGTATGTCTATGGACCGCGATACGCTTCTCCGGATAACTCCGCACGCATGGCAGGCTACGCGCTATGGAATATGATGACTTCTTACCAGATTGATAAACATTTTAACGTGCAACTGAATCTTGATAACGTCACCAATAAATATTATTTGCAGAGCGCCTATTATTCCAGTTCATCAGAAAGTCATGCCGTTCCTGGGCCTGGGCGTACCGGATATCTGACACTGAATGTCAGCTTTTAA
- a CDS encoding cytochrome b gives MDKQQLSMTMRSLHWLVALGMIFLTVVGFYMSTYEVWDLYDIHKEVGVIALLIILPRIVLRLKKGWPTPVREYPVLEHKLAVVVHWVLLISTILMPISGFIMSSAGGHGVDVLGFVLFPSNFSSANPSEAIPLNATLAEFAEETHGLLGYVLAATIILHVVGTLKHHYFDKDRTLLRMLGK, from the coding sequence GTGGATAAGCAGCAATTGAGTATGACCATGCGTTCATTACATTGGTTAGTCGCATTAGGTATGATTTTTTTAACGGTAGTTGGCTTTTACATGTCAACTTATGAAGTATGGGATTTATATGATATACACAAAGAGGTGGGTGTTATTGCATTGCTTATCATCCTGCCCCGTATAGTATTAAGGCTGAAAAAAGGTTGGCCAACACCGGTTCGAGAGTACCCTGTATTAGAGCATAAGCTGGCTGTTGTTGTGCATTGGGTTTTGTTAATTTCGACTATTTTGATGCCAATTTCTGGTTTTATAATGTCTAGCGCCGGTGGTCATGGTGTAGATGTGCTTGGCTTTGTTCTGTTTCCATCTAACTTTAGCAGTGCCAATCCTTCTGAGGCGATTCCGTTAAACGCTACGCTTGCAGAGTTTGCGGAAGAAACGCATGGACTGCTGGGTTATGTGCTTGCAGCAACTATTATACTGCACGTGGTTGGTACACTTAAGCATCACTATTTTGACAAAGACCGTACTTTGCTGAGAATGTTAGGTAAATAG
- a CDS encoding DUF4260 domain-containing protein gives MMFTLFKTPIALLKLEGFAVFLMALTIYWQHSFGGWPLFWSTILVPDLAILGYLVNAQFGAKVYNITHSTLLPSTLALVAMGTESTMSLALALIWFVHIGFDRMLGYGLKYPEGFKVTHLGTI, from the coding sequence ATGATGTTTACGCTATTCAAAACACCCATAGCCTTGTTAAAGCTAGAAGGCTTTGCTGTCTTTCTCATGGCACTAACAATCTATTGGCAACATTCATTCGGGGGATGGCCTCTATTTTGGTCAACTATATTAGTACCAGACTTAGCAATCCTTGGGTATCTAGTTAATGCCCAATTTGGCGCAAAGGTCTACAACATTACCCACTCAACGTTGTTGCCTAGCACTTTAGCTCTTGTTGCCATGGGTACAGAAAGCACCATGTCATTAGCCTTGGCTCTTATTTGGTTTGTGCATATTGGTTTTGATCGGATGTTAGGTTATGGACTCAAATATCCAGAAGGGTTTAAAGTTACACATCTTGGCACCATTTGA
- a CDS encoding LysR family transcriptional regulator: MMDVKKLDWSLLRSFLAVIDCGSLLGAAKKLGTYQPTLSRQITELESQLGVPLFERTGRGLNPTVTALKIVEAAREMAVAADKIQSGLLKEQGNKLGSVRISCSEIVGSFLMPICIKKLRMVHPGIQIDLVVTNEVSNLLRREADIALRMRQPTQTSLITKHIGDIAFGVFAAPSYLERCGIPNQVDDLLKHDLLGFDKDESLIRGLQVAGISISRSDFSVRTDDQVAYINLLVEGCGIGFIPKYVAHMLNVTSVLPHLPLPTLPVWLVVHREINGNPLIRTVFDFLSDSIPIERETWE; encoded by the coding sequence ATGATGGATGTTAAAAAACTTGATTGGTCATTACTACGCAGCTTCTTGGCTGTTATAGATTGCGGCAGCCTTCTTGGGGCGGCCAAAAAACTTGGCACCTATCAACCCACGCTTTCCCGCCAGATTACTGAGCTTGAGTCTCAACTGGGTGTGCCGCTATTCGAACGCACTGGTCGTGGTCTTAATCCTACGGTTACTGCACTAAAAATTGTTGAGGCAGCAAGAGAGATGGCGGTGGCTGCTGATAAAATTCAATCCGGTTTGCTTAAGGAACAAGGAAACAAGCTGGGGTCTGTCCGCATATCATGTAGCGAAATTGTTGGCTCTTTTCTAATGCCTATTTGCATCAAAAAATTGCGTATGGTTCATCCAGGCATTCAAATTGATCTTGTCGTTACAAATGAAGTAAGTAATCTATTGAGACGCGAAGCTGACATAGCATTACGCATGAGACAACCCACACAAACATCTTTGATTACGAAACATATTGGTGATATCGCATTTGGTGTGTTTGCGGCACCAAGCTATCTTGAGCGGTGTGGTATTCCCAATCAAGTCGATGATTTGCTTAAACACGATTTGCTCGGCTTTGATAAGGATGAGTCATTGATTCGGGGATTACAAGTAGCAGGTATATCAATTTCACGGAGCGATTTTTCTGTGCGTACGGATGATCAAGTCGCTTATATAAATTTGTTAGTAGAGGGTTGCGGTATTGGTTTTATCCCTAAGTATGTTGCGCATATGCTTAATGTTACATCAGTATTACCACATTTACCCCTCCCAACGCTTCCTGTTTGGCTTGTGGTTCATCGAGAAATAAACGGAAACCCGCTGATACGCACGGTTTTCGATTTTCTCTCGGATTCAATACCAATTGAGAGAGAAACATGGGAATAG
- a CDS encoding DUF3857 domain-containing protein: MKISACLWLSLLLLACTVTVADTSNRVFKLAGNMPNQVLWSPVNPSYQYRDLLPQPDKIATFKKLGYGSVTLGETHQIWLRDDKTVEETVSVSRFYMDSNGIETVGNSGFWIDSTSQRVEIKEAYVLQPDGSLVSVDAGNIQINGDNSTSIFNDYSYVTIPFSQLIPGSISILTYKIVTYYDKLPLPWFRALNPANFGHIERFQAQINWAKEKQKPAWKTDYAKLVCKEGALSLTCNTLEPSLPVPTERGMPAYNDVLPVLVLAEATDWNAISNKMQTYTEPALSNTTVIKDLADQLLKEASSAEDKLQRLATYVAREIRYVGIEHGYNGVVPRPTLKTLERRFGDCKDKTMLFVDLARQAGLDAYPVLTSTNRHALSKLLLPSLNYFNHMIACVKLSAYKDACIDLTDSQTSPAYLPNTLQGAVSLSVGRGADAPSTLDSEPYTWVVDIKANHQLTDDGSIIETLERHYDSHWAAGLRHSLVSKSQDDQDRSLLEYYRSVMGDKVTPTVKLQGLEDPNSLLVLSTNTEFRNAYNAKQLINFSEIDHWLRNLINNTKTTNVIYPYSFQGINYKSQISYKLENQKRINNIGPKLDYTAEWGSLHRYYRNDETSITAFTELKMPRLQIPVEKIAEFNRFLDLLNQETRIVFSVQK; encoded by the coding sequence ATGAAAATATCGGCTTGTTTATGGTTATCTTTACTGCTGTTGGCTTGTACTGTGACAGTGGCTGATACTTCGAACCGGGTGTTTAAACTAGCCGGCAATATGCCGAATCAAGTGCTGTGGTCTCCTGTTAACCCAAGCTACCAGTATCGGGATCTGTTACCGCAACCCGATAAAATTGCTACCTTTAAAAAACTGGGTTATGGCAGCGTAACCTTGGGCGAAACACACCAAATTTGGTTGCGAGATGATAAAACCGTTGAAGAAACTGTCAGTGTATCTCGGTTTTACATGGACTCTAACGGCATCGAAACCGTTGGTAATAGCGGATTTTGGATTGACAGCACAAGTCAGCGCGTGGAAATTAAAGAAGCGTATGTTTTGCAACCTGACGGCAGTTTGGTGAGTGTTGATGCGGGAAACATTCAGATTAACGGCGATAATTCAACGAGTATTTTCAATGATTATAGTTATGTAACCATCCCTTTTTCTCAATTAATACCAGGTAGTATTTCTATTCTGACTTACAAAATCGTTACCTATTACGATAAATTACCTTTGCCTTGGTTTCGCGCGTTAAATCCGGCCAATTTTGGTCATATAGAGCGTTTTCAAGCCCAGATAAATTGGGCGAAGGAAAAGCAGAAACCGGCGTGGAAAACCGATTATGCAAAGTTGGTGTGCAAGGAGGGCGCATTAAGCCTGACTTGCAACACGCTTGAACCCAGTTTACCTGTGCCAACGGAAAGAGGTATGCCTGCCTATAATGATGTTTTACCCGTGTTGGTATTAGCCGAGGCAACCGATTGGAACGCTATTTCCAACAAAATGCAAACGTATACTGAACCGGCTTTATCCAACACTACAGTCATTAAAGACTTAGCCGATCAGTTGCTTAAAGAAGCGAGTAGTGCGGAAGACAAGTTACAGCGTTTAGCTACGTATGTGGCACGAGAAATACGCTATGTGGGTATTGAACATGGTTATAACGGTGTGGTACCCAGACCCACTCTCAAGACATTGGAACGTCGTTTTGGTGATTGCAAAGATAAAACCATGTTATTTGTGGATTTGGCCAGGCAAGCGGGGCTGGATGCTTATCCGGTATTGACTTCGACAAATCGGCACGCATTGTCGAAATTATTGCTTCCCTCCTTAAATTACTTTAACCATATGATAGCCTGCGTTAAGCTGAGTGCTTACAAAGATGCTTGCATAGACTTAACAGACTCCCAAACTTCTCCTGCCTATTTACCCAACACGTTACAGGGTGCGGTAAGTTTGTCGGTTGGTCGCGGAGCGGATGCGCCCTCTACCCTAGATTCTGAACCTTATACTTGGGTGGTGGATATTAAAGCGAATCATCAACTGACTGACGACGGTTCTATTATTGAAACACTTGAACGGCATTATGATTCGCATTGGGCTGCCGGGTTACGGCATAGCTTGGTGTCTAAGTCTCAAGACGATCAGGATCGCTCATTGTTAGAGTATTACCGTTCTGTGATGGGTGACAAAGTAACGCCCACCGTTAAATTACAAGGGTTGGAGGACCCTAATTCACTGTTGGTACTTAGCACCAATACAGAGTTTCGCAACGCTTATAACGCTAAGCAATTGATTAATTTTAGCGAAATAGATCATTGGTTAAGAAACCTGATCAATAATACCAAAACCACTAACGTTATTTACCCCTATAGCTTTCAAGGTATTAATTATAAAAGTCAAATAAGCTATAAACTTGAAAATCAAAAACGTATTAATAACATTGGTCCTAAGCTGGATTACACGGCAGAGTGGGGCAGTCTGCACCGCTATTATCGTAATGACGAGACCAGCATCACCGCGTTTACAGAATTAAAAATGCCCCGTCTGCAAATACCTGTCGAGAAAATTGCTGAATTTAACCGCTTTCTTGATTTATTAAACCAGGAAACGCGTATCGTGTTTAGTGTGCAGAAATAG
- the xrtM gene encoding exosortase family protein XrtM: MKNQYGWLRFILFVGCYVLLDYAYFKISIDTFINVIYYHGMVTVCADLINMIVPLEQILPLQNHLISAKADLEIVRGCDGAGVLFLVISAILAFPSKLGWKLIGVALGISLIYIINLLRISGLYFVIAYHPGWFQFIHAYLAPTFMVITSCAYFILWALGSVNKVHEPA, from the coding sequence ATGAAAAATCAGTACGGATGGCTAAGATTTATTCTATTTGTCGGCTGTTACGTGCTGCTTGACTACGCTTATTTTAAAATTTCGATCGATACCTTCATCAATGTGATTTATTACCACGGTATGGTGACGGTTTGTGCCGATTTAATCAATATGATCGTCCCGCTGGAACAGATTTTACCGCTGCAAAATCATTTGATTTCAGCCAAAGCCGATCTGGAGATCGTGCGCGGCTGTGATGGTGCCGGAGTATTGTTTTTGGTGATTTCGGCCATTCTGGCCTTTCCGTCAAAACTGGGCTGGAAACTGATTGGAGTAGCGTTGGGCATAAGCTTAATCTATATCATTAATCTGCTGCGCATCAGCGGGTTATATTTCGTCATTGCTTATCACCCTGGCTGGTTTCAGTTCATTCATGCCTATCTGGCTCCGACATTCATGGTCATTACCAGTTGCGCCTATTTCATCTTGTGGGCGCTCGGTTCTGTTAATAAGGTCCATGAACCGGCGTGA
- a CDS encoding tetratricopeptide repeat protein: MNPESLINLGSILAEQNENDDAIECYEKVLALEPTHQIALYSLAGVLANQSRMSEAQQVFEKLLHSYPTDALKIKAALQIPIIAPSVQALVDWRNEFSSKIDELIKTGVRIKDPLKELGKTNFYLAFQGFDNLELNNKVAQLMVSACPSLVWTAPHCLTIRQTQSRIRVGFISNFFHLHSIGKTSRGLIAELSRNRFEVHSLFVPPVINDPVSKLIQDSSDHYHILPNSLEDARKVIADLKLDILFYQDIGMEPFTYYLAFSRLAPVQCVSFGHPDTTGIDNIDYFVSTDFFETLEADSHYSEKLIRLHNVGTPTYYYAPNINFKVNKRSYFGLKDQTHLYFCPQTLFKFHPDFDLILANILNRDSQGVIVCLEAHIPYWTKLLKQRFQLSIGKAADRILFLPRQNYNDYLNLLILSDVVLDTIHFNGMNTSLEAFTVGTPVVTLPGKFQRGRHTSSMYRKMEIEECIAHNPIDYTELAVHLASDNTLRKTISSKILERNSKLFKDRKVLERWEDFFTNALNSSIEK; this comes from the coding sequence TTGAATCCAGAGTCTTTGATAAATCTCGGTTCCATACTTGCTGAGCAAAATGAAAATGATGACGCAATCGAATGTTACGAAAAAGTCTTAGCGTTAGAGCCAACACATCAAATAGCCCTATACAGTTTGGCAGGCGTTTTAGCGAATCAAAGTCGAATGAGCGAGGCACAACAAGTATTTGAAAAGCTGTTGCATAGTTATCCTACCGACGCGCTTAAAATAAAAGCGGCTTTGCAAATACCGATTATCGCTCCCTCTGTACAAGCTCTGGTCGATTGGCGGAATGAATTTTCATCAAAAATAGATGAACTCATAAAAACTGGCGTGCGGATAAAAGATCCGTTGAAAGAATTAGGGAAAACAAATTTCTATCTTGCATTTCAGGGCTTCGACAACCTTGAGCTAAACAACAAAGTGGCTCAACTGATGGTGTCGGCCTGCCCGTCATTGGTTTGGACAGCACCTCACTGTTTAACAATACGTCAAACACAAAGTCGAATTCGGGTCGGATTTATTTCAAACTTTTTCCATTTGCATAGTATCGGTAAAACCAGCCGAGGGCTGATTGCAGAGCTTTCCAGAAACCGGTTTGAAGTTCACTCATTATTTGTACCACCAGTAATCAACGATCCAGTTTCTAAATTAATACAGGATTCGTCAGATCATTATCACATTCTGCCTAATTCACTTGAAGACGCCAGAAAAGTGATTGCCGATTTGAAGCTTGATATTCTTTTCTATCAAGATATAGGTATGGAGCCCTTTACTTATTATCTAGCTTTTTCCCGCTTAGCGCCGGTACAGTGCGTATCGTTTGGACATCCCGATACAACTGGAATTGATAATATTGACTATTTTGTTTCAACCGACTTTTTTGAAACACTAGAAGCAGACTCTCATTACAGCGAAAAATTAATCAGATTACATAATGTAGGGACGCCCACTTATTACTACGCTCCGAATATAAATTTCAAAGTCAATAAACGTTCTTATTTTGGGCTTAAAGATCAAACTCACCTTTATTTTTGCCCGCAAACTTTGTTTAAATTTCATCCAGATTTTGACCTTATTCTGGCAAACATATTGAACAGAGATTCGCAAGGCGTCATCGTTTGCTTGGAAGCGCACATACCGTATTGGACTAAATTACTGAAACAACGATTTCAGCTCTCCATCGGCAAAGCCGCAGATCGCATATTGTTTTTGCCTCGCCAGAATTACAACGATTACCTCAATTTATTGATCCTTTCAGATGTGGTGCTCGATACCATTCATTTTAACGGAATGAATACGAGTCTTGAGGCTTTTACTGTCGGTACTCCAGTCGTTACCCTTCCAGGCAAATTTCAACGGGGAAGGCATACATCTAGCATGTATCGAAAAATGGAAATAGAGGAATGCATTGCACACAATCCAATCGACTATACTGAGTTGGCTGTTCACTTAGCCTCTGATAACACTTTAAGAAAAACTATCTCTAGTAAAATCCTCGAAAGAAATTCAAAATTATTCAAAGACAGAAAAGTGTTGGAACGGTGGGAAGACTTTTTTACCAACGCATTAAATTCATCTATTGAAAAATAG